Part of the Triticum aestivum cultivar Chinese Spring chromosome 4D, IWGSC CS RefSeq v2.1, whole genome shotgun sequence genome is shown below.
CCATGCCCACCTCTCAACTATCCACAGGGCAGCAAAGCAAGGAGCTTAATGATATCTCCATCTTCCGTCTCAAATACCGGTGGCTTTTTTAGTGTATCCTCAAATCCATTGCTCCCAAGAAAGGGGATCGTGGGATGGTTCGGGCCTACAACGTTGATTTGATGTATTACTCACGGAAGGCTCCCGACCATCCCATTGACATGGCAGATTTCCTTTGGCATGAGATTCGCATGGCTAGTGGTCTGAAGGGTCGTACTCTTCCACATGCTCCTTTCATTCAGGCTGTCATTGACTCTGTCTTCCCTTGCCCCAACAACAAGACCACCATTCACTCCATGTGGACTCTGCGTGATGAGTCTTCTAGGTGCAAGGCTCCTGCTTCTACGTGTGGTGAGAGCTCTTCTCGCCACACTAAACCTTTCGTGAAGCCTTTTGACCGCCTTGCTCGCTTTATTGGGAAGTCCCATAAGGCTATCTTTGATACCTGCCGCTACACCGCTACTCACATTGCTACCGAGGAGGTTCGCCGTATCTCGGAGGCAAATGCACTTAGGGACCGTCTCCGTGCGCGCCCTGGCAGTCCTGTTGAGCCTGATGAGCCCATTCCTGATCGGCTTCCTCTTCCGGAGGTCGACTTTCCTTCTGCCGCTGATTTTCCTGAGTTCTTCCTTGCACCTGGTGATCtgagtgatggtgatgatgatgaggatgctgAGTGATCCTCCTATTTTCTCGGACGTCTTTCCCTTTTCGGTACATGCTACCAAGGGGGAGATGTAATTCTTAGGAGTATGTGTGTGAGTCTGCTATGTTTATTGACCTCTAGTTATTGGACTATGTATTATTATTGTAATCGACCTTGGTCATGTGTTATGCTGCCTTGTATGAGTCTATCCTACTATGTAAGAGCTTAAGTATGCTATCTTCATTCGTTGCTTATCGTTGCGCATGTTGGTTTTAATGGTGTATGTCTACACTACTGTTACAACATTATATTCCAAATGAGGGTATCCACTCCATATGTGCATGATTTTGTATTTTATCACTTTGTTCCTATGTATACATTAAGGGGGAGCTCTCCCTAAAACACATCCCTGCATATATTAAGGGGGAGCTCTTCCTAAAACACATACTGGACTACTCTCCTAAAAATATTCGCATCACATTTCACTTGTTGAGTGCTATATGTagtttgtcatcaactaccaaaaaagggggagattgaaagtgcaatcttgCTCTTAAAGAATATTTTTGATATTGATGACAAATTTACATATAGGGGACTAACCGTGTTTGCTAAGTATATACACAGGTCGTTAGTCCTCTGGTTTTTCTAATGTGCATCATGATCACATCATATGAGATACTACTCAAGCAAATTATCAATgaggaaaggagcaaacaaagacGAAGCATCTGGCTCTTTTATATTTCTTGAGTAATAggaatcccgcactattaagaggggatctgAGGTGTAGGTTCAAGGCTTGCTTACATTCTGTCTCACAAGTAATTTTTCACAAAGGACCAAAATCCCTAGCAAAACCCCTTAGCCAAAACCTACTACTCCTCTTCATTCTCTACACAAACtcctagccggatcatccggacggtgCCCCAGATCATCCAGGCTTAACCCGGATCGTCCGGACCTTgttccggatcatccgggtaatgtGCGCCCTTCATCACAGAACACTGATGGTTGAAGTCGGATCATCCGGACGGTGCCCCGGATCATTCGGGCTGTGCCCGGATCGTCCGTATCctgtcccggatcatccgggtaatctTGCCCCTATGATTACAGAACCTTGGAGGATGTAGCCGGATCATCCGGCCCggcatccggatcatccgggctcctCGCAGCTCTGCTGGTTCCACTTGCATCCGGGCCTTCAGCCAGATCATTCGGATGGTCTTCCGGATCATCCGAGCAGGTCAATCTCTGCCTAAACGGCTCTAATTTGCTTGTGGTATAAATAGTCCCTTACCTCTTCGAGATAAGGCTGAACATTTCACTCAAACACGCCTCAAGAACACCAGTGCTCTTTCTCCCTTGCTCACACACTAAATCCTAGATCCCGATTTGATTCTTGAGAGTTTCGAAGAGTTGTTCCAATCAGAAGAAAgatcttctccctctccttcttgtGACCGAAGCAAATcctgatttgagcaagtcttgagctttttccccttggatcttgttactcttagaggttggagactcctaggcggtaggagtcattcggagaggaatcaaccattgtgattacccccggaaagtttgtgaaggtttggagaccacctcaaggtctaccactagtggttgagaaacgccttcgtggtgttgtctcaaagggagaatagggtgagccttcttggcgttggtgtgccttcgtggtaacatccacctctctaacggtgactagcttccctccaaggaagtgaacatcggcatacatcctcgtctctcggagttgcgattattcctaaccctaactctctacttgtggttacttgtctcttaatCCTTACTTATATCTATTGTGCTTGCTTTTTACATAGTTGTGTTACTTGGTTAACTTGCTTAGCCCCCTATTATCATACTTGCatttgttaggctcactttcatattccgcattattgcctaaaaattgTATTATGAGAAACAAATCCATGCAGGTGAAAAGCAGGCAAACGTTTTAGCGTGCGGGCCTGTTGAGCCTGTACTGTAACCGGCAAAAAAATAGATATGCAAAAAGATCAAATGACTAACATTTACTATGTACAGGGCCTATTGAGCCGGAGAAAATGATGTGGAATGCCGGTAGATCAACAACAAACACACGTACAACAAAAACCTGATGCCATTCCATCATGGAGTTTGGTAAACCTACTATCAAAAGAAATGTCATGTGAGATATATGTACTACTGCCATTTTGAAAAAGCAAGAATGCATCACAAACAAATATGATGTTGATATTCTAGTTGGCCTTCATCCAAGGCCAAGGCCGATATATCCTGGATGGGGTCTTAGTCTTCCATGAAGTCCTTCATGAGGTGCGCGCCAAACATCAGAAGATGGTCTTCCTGAAGCTTGACTTCCATAAAGCCTATGACATGGTGCGTTGGTCCTTCCTTCAGGAAGTCTTACTCCGCAAGGGTCTCGACGACCGCCGGGTCACTCGCGTCATGCAGATGGTGTCCTATGGGCGTATCGCAGTTAACATTAATGGGGATATCGGGCCCTACTTCCCCACTCTCTGTGGGGTTAGGCAAGGGGccctttctcccccttttttgttTAACATGGTGGTGGACGCCCTAGCTACCATCCTTGACAAGGCCAAGGCCGCGGGCCATTTTCGCGGCGTAGTGCCACACTTAGTGGGAGGGGGTGGGGTCTCCCTCCTACAATATGATGACAACCCCATCATCATGGTGGAAGGATCTAAGGCCGATATCACAAATGTGAAATTCCTCCTCCTATGCTTTCAATAGATGTCTGGTCTCAAGATCAACTTTGACAAGAGTGTTATGATGGTGATGGGATACTCCCAGGATGAACGCCAGGGTATCACTGAGCGGCTTAACTGCCAGCTGGGTACCTTCCCTACTACCTACCTTGGGATACCCATTAGTGACCCCCGCCTTACCATGGCGGATCTACGGTCGACGGTAGACAAGCTCCACCACTGGATCGACCTTGGCAAGGCATATGGTTGTCCAAGGTGGCTCAGACAGTGCTCATCAACTCCTCTCTGTCCAGCTTGCTTTTGTTCTCGATGAGCTTCTATAGCCTCCATGAGACCCTGCACCATGAGATCACCAAGTATCAGTCAAGATTCTTCTAGGCCGGCGAGTGTGATAAACAGAAATACCACATGGTGAATTGGCCCGAGATTTGCAAGCCGCGTGACCAGGGTGGGCTTGGGATCATGTCCTCCAAGCACATGAATATCGCCCTACTGACCCGATAGCTGTGGCAGATTGCAAATGGGGAGGGTGGACTCTGGCTCGACATCATTCGGAGAAAATACCTTCGCGGCCAACTGCTCGCCTTCTTCTAACAATCTGGcggctcccagttctggcagtctATCATCTAGTTGATGCCAATCCTCCGCATCGGGACCTCCATTTCGTTCGGTTTTGGCGTTTCGACCTTGTTCTGGTTCGATAGATGGGTTGGGGATACCCCTTTCGCGGCTAGATTTTTGGACTTGTTCTCCATCGCGGTGGAACCTAGGTTCTCTATGGAggtggcccttattgacttagggcgcctcgtgTTCCGGCGGCCATTTGGGTCTCCGGAGCTTGCCACCTGGCATGGACTCCTCGAGTGCATTGCTCTACATGGACCGGATATGGACTAGGAGTCGAATCGTGTCTCCTGGCGCCTGGAGCCCTCGGGCTGATTCTCCTCCAAGTCTCTATACCAGGCTATTGCGGCCACACCTGGCCCGGAGGCCGTCATAGCGCTTTGGGCGATTAGACTGCCTCTGAAGATTAGGATCTTCTTGTGGCAATGGATCTGCGGCCAGATACCTTCAGGGGTGGAGGTACTAAAGCGGAGCGGACTTGGAGATGGGATGCGCCCTCTATGTGCGACGACGGAGGACTGGAACCACATCTTCTTCACATGTATCTCTGCTCAGTTCCTTTGGAGTTGCTTTCGTGAGGTGGTTGGTGGTACTTGATGAaacaccaacttccccgacctaTTCGCGGAAATCCTAGCCTCCCCACCTTCGCTTCGCAACATTAGGTGGCTGGCTATCGAGGTCCTGGCCTGAACACTGTGGACGGTCTGCAATAAAGTTGTCATCCAACGGGTTCCCCTACGACCTGCTACTGATGCTATCTACAAAATGTCTGTTtatttgcatctttggcgtccgcTTAGCCGCCCTCAAGACCGAGACGCCATCAACATCCTCATCAACAATCTTCGCGCGATGGCTCTCTGCTTGGCTCCGCCGCTCCCTCCTCCACCGCCCGAGCCAGACTAGACTTTGGTGTTGCGTGTGATGCATGTGGCGcctatttgtttttttattttatctagggcttgttgagttgtgtCCTCAGCAGAACCTGTTGTGCTACCTTGTGTGTGTGCGTTGTGTGCGGCGTGAACCTTGTTGAACTTGTTGGACCTTGGCCCTggtggttgctttatatataaagcggggcgaaagcctttttcggtatttAAAATGCTTTTGGAAATGTGAAAAAAAGATGCCATGTGGAAAACAATAAAAATGCCATGACAAAAAGATACAAGTTTTATGGCCCTCTCATGCACCGAGTGCTCGAACTTCCAGGGCTTCATGCTCCTGGTCACCATCTCGTGTGCCGATACGGTGATGCCGATTAGCGCTGGAGCGAGCGTCATGTCAATGCCCTTGTCGGTGCCGACCTCCTACACGGGGTTCTTCGTCAACCTGCTCACGGACAACTACATGATGTCCGACTACGTCAGGGGGGTGAGCTGCAGCGATATGCGCTACGAGGTTCTTCTTGTCGAAGCCGTAGCCTTGCCTCGCCATGAGAGTCTCAGACACCAGCTGTATCATGTCGCACCTGCAAACTAAAGGAAGGGGATACTCCATGCGATCGGGTAGAGTAGCCCCTTCCTTTTGTGTGCTTTTTTTGGCGTATAAAAACTTGGTTGAATCTTAGTTTCTTTGGCGCCACCGCATAGAGTAGCTCCTTCTTTTTGTGTGCATTTTTGGCGCAACCGGATAGAGTAGCCTCTTACCTTTGTGTGCTTTTAGCCTCTCTTTTTTGGCGCATAAGAATTTGATTGGATCTTAGTTTCTTTGGTGCCACCATGTAAAATAGCCCCTTTTTCTGTGCGTTTTTTATGCGGCCGGATATAGTAGCTCCCTTTTCTTCTTTGTGTTCTTTTCGCCCCAAGCGGGGCTCACAGAGATAGGCCACGATTATCGTCAAGACAGAAAGAGCTGCTTGGGTTCTCATTTTCGAATATCAAAATACTTCAACTCCAGTCACGCTCGGAGGCTACTGACGGTGCAATACACCGGGGCTGGCCTCTGGTGGGAAGCCTGGCTGTAGGCTTGCCTCGGGGCCAGGAGGCTTGGCAGAAGCCTGGCGACAGGAAAAGAAAAAGAGTACTGTTGACTCCGTATCATGTTTTCCATTAGTTCAGTAGAAATGAACAAGTGGGCTATGGGTTCATCTTCAGGTCACATTGTGAGTCCCTGGTGTAATCCTTTACTGCTTTACTTTTCACTTCTCAGTCCAGTGCTAGCATATTATCACCATGATCGTGAAAATAACATACACCGTATTTATTTATTGTTTGCATATGATCAGTAAATATTCCTGACGGTGACCATTCTATCAGTACGAGATATCATAGTTTTAATATTTCTACTACTCTCCAATGGTGAGATGCAGCAGCTGTCTGAACTCCAGCCTCCTGGTCTCCGTATGCAGCGTCCTCTTCTTGTTTGGCCAGTAGGTGACCCATATCCTCCCCTTGATCTCCCACTCGATAGTCTTGCCGGCTGCGGCCGCGGCCATCCTCCAGCACACGCCCTCCCCGTACTCGTCGCCGGCAAAGATGACTCCTCCGCTTCTGGTGAAGGGCCTGCTGGGGCTGGTGTACCGGTTTCTGAACCACGACCTCGGCTGGAAGAGCTCCAGCTTGGGCGGCTCGCTGGAGAAGACCTCCctgcccccgccgccgctgccgtggaGGAACCAGCTGAGCGACGCCGTGTTGCCGTGCACCGAGTGCTCGAACTTCCAGGGCTTCATGGTCCTGGTCACCGTCTCGTGCGCCGACACGCTGATGCCGATGgacgccggggcggcggcgagcgtcGTGTCGATGCCCTTGTCGGTGCCGACCTCCTGGACGGGGTTATCCGTGGACCTGCTCACGGAGAGCGAGAGGATGTCCGACTGCGCCATGGGCGTGAGCTGCAGCGATATGCGCGACGGGAAGTGCTTCTCGTCGGAGCCGTGGCCTTGCCTCGCCATGAGGGTCTCGGACACCAGCTGTATCACGTCGCACCTGCAAATTAAAAGACCGATCAGTAAATCATTTAGTGCAGTTCTTGATTAATGCATGATGAATTGAGTTGCGCGGATCGACCGTATGTTGTCGACGTTGACGCCGACGTCGATCCAGTTCTCCTGGAACGCGACTCTGTACGTGAACTGGATGACGCTCTCGAGTTGCTGGTAGTTGAGCGAGAAGAGCAGTCTCTCGTCTTTGACCAGCtggtgctgctgctggtggtggtggtgatgggacGGGTGGTGCTCCATGGTCATGGCCACGACCGGGCAGTACACCTGAACCTTCCATAGCCTGCTCGCCGACAGAGCATAGGAGAACACCGCGAAACGCAGCGGGGACGACGCGCCGGCGCCTGACCGGAGAGCCTCCATGGCCCAGTTAGTGATGCCCAGATTCAGTGAGCGCATCCACTGCTCCTCCAGGTCGGACCCGAGGGCCAGCATAAGCTCCCTCGCCGCGTGG
Proteins encoded:
- the LOC123100046 gene encoding uncharacterized protein, producing MESIELVLPPLPSMASGFAPDIWQWIRSLPGQWRADESHSLQICNSPSTNQSLNLVVTRQSEETHPFSLSFSICDKSRDHDPVSLWSSHYSKLKPANTTDVAAQFLLEIVCGVLRYGPYSSSRAIFRLPAVHVSEGSGKILSLSVLALAFLVCIYEAPSTPRWEFIGAITARLTRDEMRHAARELMLALGSDLEEQWMRSLNLGITNWAMEALRSGAGASSPLRFAVFSYALSASRLWKVQVYCPVVAMTMEHHPSHHHHHQQQHQLVKDERLLFSLNYQQLESVIQFTYRVAFQENWIDVGVNVDNIRCDVIQLVSETLMARQGHGSDEKHFPSRISLQLTPMAQSDILSLSVSRSTDNPVQEVGTDKGIDTTLAAAPASIGISVSAHETVTRTMKPWKFEHSVHGNTASLSWFLHGSGGGGREVFSSEPPKLELFQPRSWFRNRYTSPSRPFTRSGGVIFAGDEYGEGVCWRMAAAAAGKTIEWEIKGRIWVTYWPNKKRTLHTETRRLEFRQLLHLTIGE